A region from the Bradyrhizobium erythrophlei genome encodes:
- a CDS encoding sodium-translocating pyrophosphatase, protein MTALWVIVLCGALSIVYAIWATASVMKSDAGNPRMQEIAAAVREGAQAYLRRQYTTIGMVGIVIFALLAYFLGILVAVGFAVGAILSGAAGFIGMNVSVRANVRTAQAATTSLAGGLELAFKAGAITGMLVAGLALLGVTIYFAYLTHFMGLAANSRTVVDAMVALGFGASLISIFARLGGGIFTKGADVGGDLVGKVEAGIPEDDPRNPATIADNVGDNVGDCAGMAADLFETYAVTAVATMVLAAIFFATSPLLVNMMTLPLAIGGVCIITSIIGTFFVKLGASQSIMGALYKGLIATGVLSLVGVAGVINWLIGFGPLEGVKFTGMALFECGVVGLAVTGLIIWITEYYTGTEYRPVKSIAAASVTGHGTNVIQGLAISMESTALPALVIIAGILVTYSLAGLFGIAIATATMLALAGMVVALDAFGPVTDNAGGIAEMAGLPKEVRKATDALDAVGNTTKAVTKGYAIGSAGLGALVLFAAYNEDLKYFIGNAAKFPYFQGVLPDFSLNNPYVVVGLLFGGLLPYLFGAMGMTAVGRAAGAIVEEVRRQFREKPGIMQGTDKPDYGKAVDLLTKAAIKEMIIPSLLPVLSPIVVYFVIYTIAGGGAAGKSAAFSAVGAMLLGVIVTGLFVAISMTSGGGAWDNAKKYIEDGHFGGKGSDAHKAAVTGDTVGDPYKDTAGPAVNPMIKITNIVALLLLAILAH, encoded by the coding sequence ATGACAGCATTATGGGTGATCGTGCTCTGCGGAGCGCTTTCCATCGTTTACGCCATCTGGGCGACGGCCTCCGTGATGAAATCGGACGCCGGCAATCCGCGGATGCAGGAGATCGCGGCGGCGGTTCGCGAAGGCGCGCAGGCCTATCTGCGGCGCCAGTACACGACCATCGGCATGGTCGGTATCGTGATCTTTGCGCTCTTGGCGTATTTCCTCGGCATCCTGGTGGCGGTCGGCTTCGCCGTCGGCGCGATCCTGTCGGGTGCCGCGGGCTTCATCGGCATGAACGTCTCGGTGCGCGCCAACGTCCGCACCGCACAGGCCGCGACGACCTCGCTGGCCGGCGGACTTGAACTCGCGTTCAAGGCGGGCGCCATCACCGGCATGCTGGTGGCCGGTCTCGCGCTGCTCGGCGTGACGATCTACTTCGCCTACCTCACGCACTTCATGGGTCTTGCCGCCAACAGCCGCACCGTCGTCGACGCGATGGTGGCGCTTGGCTTCGGCGCCTCCCTGATCTCGATCTTCGCCCGTCTCGGCGGCGGCATCTTCACCAAGGGCGCCGACGTCGGCGGCGACCTGGTCGGCAAGGTCGAAGCCGGCATTCCCGAGGACGATCCGCGCAACCCCGCCACCATCGCCGACAATGTCGGCGACAATGTCGGTGACTGCGCCGGCATGGCCGCCGACCTGTTCGAGACCTATGCGGTGACCGCGGTCGCCACCATGGTGCTGGCCGCGATCTTCTTCGCGACCTCGCCGCTGCTGGTGAACATGATGACCTTGCCGCTCGCCATCGGCGGCGTCTGCATCATCACCTCGATCATCGGCACCTTCTTCGTCAAGCTCGGCGCCAGCCAGTCGATCATGGGCGCGCTGTACAAGGGCCTGATCGCCACCGGCGTCCTGTCGCTGGTCGGCGTGGCCGGCGTCATCAACTGGCTGATCGGTTTCGGTCCGCTGGAGGGCGTGAAGTTCACCGGCATGGCGCTGTTCGAGTGCGGCGTCGTCGGCCTCGCCGTCACCGGGTTGATCATCTGGATCACCGAATACTACACCGGCACCGAATATCGTCCGGTGAAGTCGATCGCTGCCGCGTCCGTTACCGGCCACGGCACCAACGTGATCCAGGGCCTTGCGATCTCGATGGAATCGACCGCGCTGCCTGCGCTCGTCATCATCGCCGGCATCCTCGTCACCTACAGCCTTGCCGGCCTGTTCGGCATCGCGATCGCCACCGCCACGATGCTGGCTCTGGCCGGCATGGTCGTGGCGCTCGACGCCTTCGGCCCGGTCACCGACAATGCCGGCGGCATTGCCGAAATGGCCGGTCTGCCCAAGGAAGTCCGCAAGGCCACCGACGCGCTCGACGCCGTCGGCAACACCACCAAGGCTGTGACAAAAGGCTACGCGATTGGCTCGGCCGGTCTCGGCGCGCTGGTGCTGTTCGCGGCGTACAATGAAGACCTCAAATACTTCATCGGCAACGCTGCGAAGTTTCCGTACTTCCAGGGCGTGCTGCCCGACTTCTCGCTGAACAACCCCTACGTCGTGGTCGGCCTCTTGTTCGGCGGCCTCTTGCCGTATCTGTTCGGCGCGATGGGCATGACGGCGGTCGGCCGCGCGGCCGGCGCCATCGTCGAGGAAGTGCGGCGCCAGTTCCGCGAAAAGCCCGGCATCATGCAGGGCACCGACAAGCCCGACTACGGCAAGGCGGTCGACCTCCTGACCAAGGCGGCGATCAAGGAAATGATCATCCCGTCGCTGCTGCCGGTGCTGTCGCCGATCGTCGTCTACTTCGTGATCTATACGATCGCGGGCGGCGGCGCGGCGGGCAAGTCGGCGGCGTTCTCGGCCGTCGGCGCCATGCTGCTCGGCGTGATCGTGACCGGCCTGTTCGTGGCGATCTCCATGACCTCGGGCGGCGGCGCCTGGGATAATGCCAAGAAGTACATCGAGGACGGCCATTTTGGCGGCAAGGGCTCCGACGCCCACAAGGCCGCGGTCACCGGCGACACCGTCGGCGATCCCTACAAGGATACGGCGGGCCCGGCCGTCAATCCGATGATCAAGATCACCAACATCGTGGCGCTGCTGCTGCTGGCGATCCTGGCGCACTGA
- the thiL gene encoding thiamine-phosphate kinase — MAAPGADPSGEDALIARYFKPLATDPGAFGLVDDAAILSASGEDIVVKTDAIVEGVHFLPDDPPDTIARKALRVNLSDLAAKGATPAGFMLTLALRKADDAWLAPFARGLGEDAAHYGCPLLGGDTVSTPGPLMISIAAFGRIPSGKMVHRFGAQPGDRVVVTGTIGDATLGLDILKGGKAAAALADNAAARDMLVARYRVPQPRNALARAIRDHASASMDVSDGLAGDLAKLCAASGTSAVIDAPGIPLSAPAAALLARGIVDIGTLVSAGDDYEILCAIPEKRFEGFARDAGAAGVTVTSIGTIMAGRSAPRFLDAQGREVPLQRLSYSHF; from the coding sequence ATGGCCGCCCCCGGTGCAGACCCATCCGGCGAAGACGCGCTGATCGCGCGGTATTTCAAGCCGCTGGCGACCGATCCCGGCGCGTTCGGCCTCGTTGACGATGCGGCGATCCTGAGTGCGTCGGGCGAGGACATCGTGGTGAAGACGGACGCCATCGTCGAAGGCGTGCATTTCCTGCCCGACGATCCGCCCGACACCATCGCGCGCAAGGCGCTGCGGGTGAACCTGTCCGATCTCGCCGCCAAGGGCGCCACCCCGGCCGGCTTTATGCTGACCCTGGCGCTGCGCAAGGCCGACGATGCCTGGCTCGCGCCGTTTGCGCGCGGCCTCGGCGAGGACGCGGCGCATTATGGCTGTCCGCTGCTCGGCGGGGATACGGTTTCCACGCCGGGCCCGCTGATGATTTCGATCGCGGCGTTCGGGCGCATCCCCTCGGGCAAGATGGTCCATCGCTTCGGCGCGCAACCCGGCGACCGCGTGGTGGTGACGGGGACGATCGGCGACGCCACGCTCGGCCTCGATATCCTCAAGGGCGGCAAGGCCGCCGCGGCGCTCGCCGACAACGCTGCGGCGAGGGACATGCTGGTCGCACGCTACCGCGTGCCGCAGCCGCGCAACGCGCTGGCGCGGGCCATTCGCGATCACGCCAGCGCGTCGATGGATGTCTCCGACGGGCTCGCCGGCGATCTCGCCAAGCTCTGCGCGGCCTCCGGCACCTCGGCGGTAATCGACGCGCCGGGCATTCCCTTGTCCGCGCCGGCGGCGGCCTTGCTCGCGCGCGGCATCGTGGATATCGGAACCCTGGTTTCCGCCGGCGACGACTACGAGATCTTGTGCGCGATCCCCGAGAAACGATTCGAGGGCTTCGCCCGGGACGCAGGTGCTGCCGGGGTGACGGTGACCTCGATCGGAACCATCATGGCGGGCAGGTCGGCCCCGCGGTTCCTGGACGCGCAGGGCAGGGAGGTGCCGCTGCAGCGCCTGTCCTACAGCCATTTCTAG
- the nusB gene encoding transcription antitermination factor NusB, giving the protein MAENKKSQDKKPAKGADKKANRRGAARLAAVQALYQMDIGGAGINDIFAEFESHWLGNEVEGDKYLPAEAAFFKDVVAGVVRDQGKLDPLIDEALSKGWPLKRIDAILRAVLRAGAYELEHRKDVPGRVVVSEYVDVAHAFVEAEETGMVNAVLDQIARQFRADEFSRAGG; this is encoded by the coding sequence ATGGCGGAGAACAAGAAAAGCCAGGACAAGAAGCCCGCAAAGGGGGCCGACAAAAAAGCCAACCGGCGCGGCGCGGCGCGGCTTGCCGCCGTGCAGGCGCTCTACCAGATGGACATCGGCGGCGCCGGGATCAACGACATCTTCGCCGAGTTCGAGAGCCATTGGCTCGGCAACGAGGTCGAGGGCGACAAATACCTTCCGGCCGAAGCCGCGTTTTTCAAGGACGTCGTCGCCGGCGTGGTGCGCGACCAGGGCAAACTCGATCCCTTGATCGACGAGGCACTGTCGAAGGGCTGGCCGTTGAAGCGGATCGACGCGATTTTGCGCGCGGTGCTGCGGGCCGGCGCCTATGAACTCGAGCACCGCAAGGACGTGCCCGGCCGCGTCGTGGTGTCGGAATATGTCGACGTCGCGCATGCCTTTGTCGAGGCCGAGGAGACCGGCATGGTGAACGCGGTGCTCGACCAGATCGCCCGCCAGTTCCGCGCCGACGAGTTTTCGCGGGCAGGCGGGTGA
- the ribH gene encoding 6,7-dimethyl-8-ribityllumazine synthase encodes MADARRAPLKDQTDISGARALIVEARFYDDIQDALMEGAVAELKAAGLNHDVITVPGALEIPAAIAIALDVAESTGKPYDAAIALGCVIRGDTIHFEIVSMESSRALMDLSVGRRMPLGNGIITVNNEAQAWARARAGELNKGGDAARAALAMLRIKRRLVRI; translated from the coding sequence ATGGCAGACGCGCGGCGCGCACCCTTGAAGGATCAGACCGACATTTCCGGCGCACGCGCGCTGATCGTCGAGGCGCGCTTCTATGACGATATCCAGGATGCGCTGATGGAAGGCGCGGTGGCGGAGCTGAAGGCCGCCGGGCTGAACCACGACGTCATCACGGTGCCCGGCGCGCTGGAGATTCCGGCCGCGATAGCGATCGCGCTCGATGTCGCCGAAAGCACCGGCAAGCCCTACGATGCCGCGATTGCGCTCGGCTGCGTGATCCGGGGCGACACCATCCATTTCGAAATCGTCTCGATGGAATCCTCGCGCGCGCTGATGGACCTTTCGGTGGGCAGACGCATGCCGCTCGGCAACGGCATCATCACCGTCAACAATGAGGCGCAGGCCTGGGCGCGGGCCAGAGCCGGCGAGCTCAACAAGGGCGGCGACGCCGCGCGCGCGGCACTGGCGATGCTGCGGATCAAGCGCCGGCTGGTGCGGATCTGA
- a CDS encoding Nramp family divalent metal transporter, producing MDARSPGLPPDSPANVAPAAALTGWRGERGDPSLAGMFATVRTAKQGSFFRKLLAFLGPGYLVAVGYMDPGNWATSLAGGSKFGYALLFVALLSNLMAIVLQSLCTRLGVGAGRDLAQACRDSYPRWVSLPLWLSAEIAITATDLAEVIGTAIGLNLLFHIPLEIGVIITAADVFLILALQAFGFRWIEGFVVAMLGVIAACFAVQIAMADPDWGAVIKGFAPTSDIFANREMLYLALGILGATVMPHNLYLHSGLVQTRGYGDSTEEKREAIKLATIDSSIALCLALTINASILILAAATYHRAGKTDVAELDQAHAFLAPLLGSTLAPTLFAIALLCCGLNSTITATLSGQIVMEGFLNLRIAPWLRRLVTRMIAIVPAVVVTIWAGGKATGQLLILSQVVLSLQLPFAVVPLVMFTASRAKMGPFVAPRWLTVLAALTAAVIIALNAKLVWDYVSG from the coding sequence ATGGACGCTCGGTCTCCCGGCTTGCCCCCCGATTCCCCGGCCAACGTTGCCCCGGCAGCCGCGCTGACCGGCTGGCGCGGCGAGCGTGGTGATCCCTCGCTCGCGGGCATGTTCGCGACGGTGCGGACGGCCAAACAAGGCTCGTTCTTCCGCAAGCTGCTGGCGTTTCTCGGTCCGGGTTATCTGGTCGCGGTCGGCTACATGGATCCCGGCAACTGGGCGACTTCGCTCGCCGGCGGTTCCAAGTTCGGCTACGCGCTGTTGTTCGTGGCGTTGTTGTCCAATCTGATGGCAATCGTGCTGCAGTCGCTGTGCACGCGGCTCGGCGTCGGCGCCGGGCGCGACCTCGCGCAGGCCTGCCGCGATTCCTATCCGCGCTGGGTGTCGTTGCCGCTGTGGCTGTCGGCGGAAATCGCCATCACCGCCACCGATCTCGCCGAAGTGATCGGCACCGCCATCGGCCTCAATCTGCTGTTTCACATTCCGCTCGAGATCGGCGTCATCATCACCGCGGCCGACGTGTTCCTGATCCTGGCGCTCCAGGCGTTCGGCTTCCGCTGGATCGAGGGGTTCGTCGTGGCGATGCTCGGCGTGATCGCGGCGTGTTTTGCGGTGCAGATTGCGATGGCCGACCCCGATTGGGGCGCGGTGATCAAGGGGTTTGCGCCGACGTCGGATATCTTCGCCAATCGCGAGATGCTGTATCTGGCGCTCGGCATTCTCGGCGCCACCGTGATGCCGCATAATCTCTATCTGCATTCCGGGCTGGTGCAGACCCGCGGCTATGGCGACAGCACCGAGGAGAAGCGCGAGGCGATCAAGCTTGCGACCATCGATTCCTCGATCGCGCTGTGTCTCGCACTGACCATCAACGCTTCGATCCTGATCCTGGCCGCGGCGACCTATCACCGCGCCGGCAAGACCGACGTCGCCGAACTCGATCAGGCCCACGCGTTCCTCGCGCCGCTGCTGGGCTCGACGCTGGCGCCGACGCTGTTTGCGATCGCGCTTTTGTGCTGCGGGCTCAACTCGACCATCACCGCGACGCTGTCGGGCCAGATCGTGATGGAGGGCTTTCTCAACCTGCGCATCGCGCCGTGGCTGCGGCGGCTGGTGACGCGGATGATCGCGATCGTGCCGGCGGTGGTCGTGACGATCTGGGCCGGTGGCAAGGCAACCGGGCAGCTGCTGATTTTGAGCCAGGTGGTGCTCAGCCTGCAACTGCCGTTCGCGGTGGTGCCGCTGGTGATGTTCACCGCCAGCCGCGCCAAGATGGGCCCCTTCGTCGCGCCGCGCTGGCTGACGGTGCTGGCGGCGCTGACTGCGGCGGTAATCATCGCGCTGAACGCAAAACTGGTGTGGGATTACGTGAGCGGGTGA
- a CDS encoding MFS transporter: METTPRLPPTFNRLAWSNLAAQSAEQIALAAAPIVAVLLLGVGEGQTGLLQTALTLPFILFAIPAGLLADRISRRRLMAGAEALRAAALLAILLLIGLNLLTLPLLALSGFVAVCGTVVYSVAAPALVPSLVSPPLLPAANARIELARTVAFASGPALGGVLVGWVGAAPAFGFAAALSVIAVVLLSGIYEPTRQPAPRRHPLQDIREGAAFVLHHPLLRPVFVTQFIFNTASFLLLAVFVPYAVRRLGLSATGVGTTLAMYGVGMVAGALLATRVMRRLAFGTVIGLGPVTGFVAAGVMALTTIIPSPALAGLSFFLLGVGPILWVISTTTLRQSVTPPRLLGRVSAINIMSYGARPLGSALGAIVGGVYGAEMCLYLAAAIFAVQALVILMSPAVSLARQPEMVCEAA, from the coding sequence ATCGAAACCACCCCCCGCCTGCCCCCGACTTTCAACCGCCTGGCGTGGTCCAATCTTGCCGCGCAATCCGCCGAGCAGATTGCGCTGGCGGCGGCTCCGATCGTCGCGGTGCTGTTGCTCGGCGTCGGCGAAGGCCAGACCGGCCTGTTGCAGACCGCACTGACGCTGCCGTTCATCCTGTTCGCAATCCCCGCAGGCCTGCTCGCCGACCGCATCTCGCGGCGGCGGCTGATGGCCGGCGCGGAAGCGCTGCGGGCGGCGGCCCTGCTTGCGATCCTCCTGCTGATCGGGCTGAACCTCCTGACGCTGCCCCTGCTCGCGCTGTCGGGCTTCGTCGCGGTCTGCGGTACGGTGGTCTACAGCGTGGCGGCGCCCGCTTTGGTGCCGTCGCTTGTGTCGCCGCCACTATTGCCCGCGGCCAATGCGCGGATCGAACTGGCGCGTACGGTCGCTTTCGCCTCGGGGCCGGCGCTCGGCGGCGTGCTGGTGGGATGGGTGGGTGCTGCGCCCGCGTTTGGTTTCGCCGCGGCGCTTTCCGTGATCGCGGTGGTGCTGCTCTCGGGGATCTACGAACCTACCCGGCAACCGGCGCCGCGACGCCATCCGCTGCAGGATATAAGGGAGGGTGCCGCCTTCGTGCTGCATCATCCGCTGCTGCGCCCGGTCTTCGTCACTCAGTTCATCTTCAACACCGCTTCCTTCCTGCTGCTCGCGGTGTTCGTGCCCTATGCGGTGCGGCGCCTCGGCCTCTCGGCGACCGGTGTCGGCACCACGCTCGCGATGTACGGTGTAGGCATGGTAGCCGGCGCACTCCTGGCGACCCGGGTGATGCGGCGCCTCGCGTTCGGCACCGTGATCGGACTTGGACCGGTGACCGGGTTTGTCGCCGCGGGCGTGATGGCGCTGACGACGATCATTCCGAGCCCGGCGCTGGCGGGTTTGAGCTTCTTTCTGCTCGGCGTGGGGCCGATCCTGTGGGTGATCTCCACCACCACCTTAAGGCAGTCGGTGACGCCGCCGCGGCTGTTGGGGCGGGTCTCCGCCATCAACATCATGAGTTATGGCGCCCGCCCGCTCGGCTCCGCGCTCGGCGCCATCGTCGGCGGGGTTTATGGGGCTGAGATGTGCCTCTATCTCGCGGCAGCGATCTTCGCGGTCCAGGCGCTGGTGATCCTGATGTCGCCGGCAGTCTCGCTGGCGCGACAGCCGGAAATGGTTTGTGAGGCCGCGTAG
- a CDS encoding IS110 family transposase yields MLHDHPSVGPTAIRTQFGAIFVSLELSRSKWVLTSLSPGNGEKMSQYSLAAGDVGGLLARFADLKRKAKERTGSDYPIMTIHEAGLDGFWVHRVLQDEGIESHVVDAASIATSRRRRRAKTDKIDGEALLRALLAFKRGEPRVCAMVVAPSPEEEDRRRLCRERQTLLDERIVHTNRIKGLLFAQGISDYAPLRRDRRKRLEGLRTGDGRPLPVHLKTQISRELDRLELLIDQIRSVEAEQEAVLAAESKAAPEAGSGPEKAVSEAEPRNAVAMLLTVKGIGDHSAAILWSEGLSRQFSNRRQVAAYAGLAATPWRSGAVMHEQGLSKAGNPRLRTLMVQLAWLWLRHQPESALARWFNARGERGRKGSIVALARKLLIALWKYVTQGVVIEGAAMKAAT; encoded by the coding sequence ATGTTGCACGATCATCCTTCCGTTGGACCGACCGCTATCCGCACACAGTTTGGCGCAATTTTCGTTTCGTTGGAACTCAGTCGTTCGAAGTGGGTGCTGACGTCGCTGTCGCCCGGCAACGGGGAGAAGATGTCGCAATATAGCCTGGCGGCGGGCGACGTCGGCGGATTGTTGGCACGGTTTGCGGACCTTAAACGCAAGGCAAAAGAACGCACGGGATCGGATTATCCGATCATGACCATTCATGAGGCCGGCCTTGACGGGTTTTGGGTGCACCGGGTTCTGCAGGATGAAGGGATCGAGAGCCACGTGGTCGATGCGGCTTCGATCGCGACGTCGCGCCGGCGCCGACGGGCCAAGACGGACAAGATCGACGGCGAGGCACTGTTGCGAGCACTGTTGGCCTTCAAGCGCGGCGAGCCGCGGGTGTGCGCCATGGTGGTTGCGCCTTCGCCTGAAGAAGAGGATCGTCGCAGGCTTTGCCGCGAGCGCCAGACGTTGCTCGACGAGAGGATCGTGCACACCAACCGGATCAAGGGGCTTCTGTTCGCGCAAGGAATATCCGACTACGCGCCGCTGCGGCGCGACCGGCGGAAGCGGCTTGAGGGCTTGCGCACTGGAGACGGACGGCCCCTGCCGGTGCATCTGAAGACCCAGATCAGCCGGGAACTTGACCGGCTCGAACTGCTGATCGACCAGATCCGCTCCGTCGAGGCCGAGCAGGAGGCCGTGCTGGCCGCGGAAAGCAAGGCGGCGCCCGAGGCGGGTTCCGGTCCCGAGAAGGCGGTGTCCGAGGCAGAGCCGCGCAACGCGGTGGCGATGTTGCTGACCGTGAAGGGGATCGGCGATCACTCCGCCGCTATTCTCTGGTCGGAAGGACTGTCTCGACAGTTCTCCAATCGCCGCCAGGTCGCAGCCTATGCAGGTCTGGCGGCGACGCCCTGGCGAAGCGGCGCGGTTATGCACGAGCAGGGCTTGTCGAAAGCCGGCAATCCGCGACTGCGTACCTTGATGGTCCAGCTCGCCTGGCTTTGGCTGCGCCATCAGCCAGAATCGGCGCTGGCCCGCTGGTTCAACGCGCGCGGCGAGCGAGGCCGCAAGGGCTCCATCGTTGCACTGGCGCGCAAGCTGCTCATCGCTTTGTGGAAGTACGTCACACAGGGCGTCGTCATCGAGGGAGCTGCGATGAAGGCCGCCACCTAG
- a CDS encoding multidrug effflux MFS transporter: protein MADETISHVTATPRPEVSSTFLQIAVLAALAATGTLATNILLPSLPQMATSLKVSTASVTSAITIFLTVFAIGQLVVGPISDRYGRRWPVLTGFAVFLTGSLWCGLANDLPDLLIGRVIQAAGACATSVLSRAIARDLFSGAALARAMALIMIAMAAAPGFSPLLGGALDHYFGWRSEFAFVGLFATLGAVAYSAVLGETHRSTRIPLDPLAIARTYFGLSTDRRFLVPAATVSLIMGGLFAMFSAAPRVLIEGLGFTPIQLGLFFAGTVMIVFAAGMLATQLAPRFGLDRSIRGGLVAAAAGSVAILLVASLHATFLPFLGAMCVFLLGMGIVNPLGTAQALSPFGEKAGAASALVGFWQMMGAAIGVFLAATLSRDAMFALGIVLTVGSLLAAGLYTMRSGPN, encoded by the coding sequence ATGGCCGACGAGACCATCTCTCATGTAACCGCAACGCCTCGCCCGGAAGTCTCCTCCACCTTCCTGCAGATCGCCGTGCTCGCTGCACTGGCTGCCACCGGAACGCTCGCCACCAACATCCTGCTGCCGTCGCTGCCGCAGATGGCCACGTCGTTGAAAGTGTCGACCGCGTCCGTCACCTCCGCGATCACGATTTTCCTGACCGTGTTCGCGATCGGCCAGCTCGTGGTCGGGCCCATCTCGGACCGCTACGGCAGGCGCTGGCCGGTGCTGACCGGCTTTGCCGTGTTCCTCACCGGCAGCCTCTGGTGCGGGCTCGCCAATGATTTGCCGGACCTGCTGATCGGCCGCGTCATCCAGGCCGCCGGCGCCTGCGCGACCTCGGTGCTGTCGCGCGCGATTGCCCGCGACCTGTTTTCCGGCGCCGCGCTGGCGCGAGCGATGGCGCTGATCATGATCGCGATGGCGGCAGCGCCCGGCTTCTCGCCGCTGCTCGGCGGCGCACTCGATCATTATTTCGGCTGGCGTTCCGAATTTGCCTTTGTCGGGCTGTTCGCAACCCTTGGCGCCGTCGCCTACAGCGCGGTGCTCGGCGAAACCCACCGCTCGACGCGAATTCCGCTCGATCCGCTGGCGATCGCAAGGACCTATTTCGGGCTCTCGACCGATCGCCGCTTCCTGGTTCCAGCCGCGACCGTCAGCCTGATTATGGGCGGGCTGTTCGCGATGTTCTCGGCGGCACCGCGGGTGTTGATCGAAGGGCTGGGCTTCACGCCGATCCAGCTCGGGCTGTTCTTCGCCGGCACCGTCATGATCGTGTTCGCCGCCGGCATGCTGGCGACGCAGCTGGCGCCGCGCTTCGGGCTCGACCGTTCGATCCGGGGCGGCCTGGTGGCCGCCGCCGCCGGCAGCGTCGCCATCCTGCTGGTCGCGAGCCTACACGCCACCTTCCTGCCGTTCCTTGGCGCTATGTGCGTGTTCCTGCTCGGCATGGGCATCGTCAATCCGCTCGGCACGGCGCAGGCGCTGTCCCCGTTCGGCGAGAAAGCAGGTGCGGCTTCGGCGCTCGTCGGCTTCTGGCAGATGATGGGCGCGGCGATCGGGGTTTTTCTGGCGGCAACCCTGTCGCGCGACGCGATGTTCGCTCTCGGCATCGTGCTGACGGTCGGCTCGCTGCTGGCGGCCGGGCTATATACGATGCGCAGCGGACCCAACTAG
- a CDS encoding DUF3551 domain-containing protein translates to MTPTSKTFAATAATMFTFALFVMTASAAQADDYCITNGAQTAHGCGYQTMEACRAASAGIGGTCSLASSSKDSSDSMAQSKQSQSGRELRSRKQPAVQ, encoded by the coding sequence ATGACACCGACCTCGAAAACGTTCGCAGCCACCGCTGCGACGATGTTCACGTTTGCGCTTTTTGTTATGACAGCGTCCGCCGCTCAGGCAGACGACTACTGCATTACGAATGGCGCTCAAACAGCTCATGGCTGCGGTTATCAGACCATGGAGGCGTGCCGGGCCGCATCCGCCGGTATCGGTGGCACGTGCTCGCTCGCTTCCTCGTCCAAGGATTCCAGCGACTCCATGGCTCAATCAAAGCAATCACAATCCGGAAGAGAGCTTCGGTCCCGGAAACAACCCGCCGTGCAGTGA
- a CDS encoding adenylate/guanylate cyclase domain-containing protein, which translates to MDIAPRLHLMNWLVSQGLTGLPEIELVRGFCERCRAGGLELSRGLVFIDTLHPIFEGRGFRWNDTEIDESNTFEYGPTGEGDAAQNWRRSVFHHMLENGHDDVQIDLADCASLDFTMIDDLAARGHRHFVAFVHRFGEAGTIGQMDCVYSYWLTRRAEGFGEQGLAALRDLVPVLGLAIKSAAQIDIARTLGRVYLGRDASEQVLRGKISRGVTERIKAVLWFSDLRDSTAISESIGPDEIIPFLNDYAQAAIDAVHDEGGDVLKLIGDGVLAMFTSADTAAAKRAALRAEHRLRHNMAELNARRARNGRPTTSAWVGLHVGDVFYGNVGSEDRLDFTVVGPAVNEVSRIASMCRSVDRELLASSDFRTGLDAVGQGYLVSTGRFALRGIGRAQDLYTLDPDIGSDAATAEGYARYLATEM; encoded by the coding sequence ATGGATATCGCACCCCGACTGCACCTGATGAACTGGCTGGTGAGCCAGGGCCTGACCGGCCTGCCCGAAATCGAGCTGGTTCGCGGATTCTGCGAACGTTGCCGGGCCGGAGGTCTCGAACTGTCGCGCGGGCTGGTGTTCATCGACACGCTGCACCCGATCTTCGAGGGGCGCGGATTTCGCTGGAACGACACCGAAATCGACGAGAGCAATACGTTCGAATATGGACCGACCGGCGAGGGCGACGCCGCGCAGAACTGGCGCCGCTCGGTCTTCCATCACATGCTCGAAAACGGCCACGACGACGTGCAGATCGACCTTGCTGATTGCGCCTCGCTGGATTTTACGATGATCGACGATCTCGCCGCCAGGGGCCACCGGCACTTTGTCGCCTTCGTGCATCGCTTCGGCGAAGCCGGAACCATCGGCCAGATGGATTGCGTTTATTCCTACTGGTTGACGCGCCGTGCCGAGGGCTTTGGCGAGCAGGGACTGGCCGCGCTGCGCGACCTCGTGCCGGTATTGGGGCTCGCGATCAAATCGGCCGCCCAGATCGATATCGCGCGCACGCTGGGCCGGGTCTATCTCGGGCGCGATGCTTCCGAACAGGTATTGCGCGGAAAGATCTCGCGCGGGGTCACCGAGCGCATCAAAGCGGTCTTGTGGTTTTCCGATCTTCGCGACTCGACCGCGATTTCGGAAAGCATCGGGCCCGACGAGATCATTCCGTTCCTCAACGATTACGCGCAGGCCGCCATCGACGCCGTCCATGACGAGGGCGGCGACGTGCTCAAGCTGATCGGGGACGGCGTGCTGGCGATGTTCACCAGCGCTGACACCGCCGCGGCCAAACGCGCCGCACTGCGGGCCGAACATCGCTTGCGACACAACATGGCCGAGCTGAACGCCCGCCGCGCGCGTAATGGCCGGCCGACGACGTCGGCCTGGGTCGGCCTGCATGTCGGCGACGTCTTCTACGGCAATGTCGGCAGCGAGGACCGGCTCGACTTCACCGTGGTGGGGCCCGCGGTCAACGAGGTCAGCCGCATCGCCTCGATGTGCCGCTCGGTCGACCGCGAACTCCTCGCGTCCTCGGATTTCCGTACCGGCCTTGACGCCGTCGGTCAGGGCTACCTTGTTTCCACCGGTCGCTTTGCCTTGCGCGGCATCGGCCGTGCGCAGGACCTCTATACACTCGATCCCGACATCGGCTCGGATGCGGCGACGGCCGAGGGCTACGCGCGTTATCTGGCGACAGAGATGTGA